One Phaseolus vulgaris cultivar G19833 chromosome 4, P. vulgaris v2.0, whole genome shotgun sequence DNA window includes the following coding sequences:
- the LOC137837794 gene encoding putative UPF0481 protein At3g02645, whose product MATLSILNSESDEDSWVIQINQLVSETNLSILKRMPVCIYQVPKSLSCAKPEAFAPQLIAIGPYNHFSPQLYPMERFKIFAAKRVLDHFNKLDLKQLVQKLHNTAPFIRACYHRYLDLKEDTLLYTMALDGLFLLDFFHSYLNEEGSFMTGPEDQVQISGVKLTKDAIIRDMIMVESQIPTYILMRILVLESSEPDDSVREYLGSMLLSFCGKHSPLMLTHTPTCSDAVSKHYHVLDLMYHLVVSEQEKVETLALESEGLCKTYSNCSNTATTSSKYEGIVLFLNKVKGPLTWILGTLKRLKGMNIPLPQQIKRPLDAILNVSNFQKFSSETPPVQTEAPVVVTMPSVHELHSVGVRFQPSKGGIMGIEFDEKKGLFYLPVLKLDVNSEVIMRNLVAHEALTKPDFLIFTRYTELMRGIIDTVEDVKVLRTEGIIESSSSLSVEETEELFNGMSKSIGPTKTEKLDETIKKVNKYFCDKKKANPYTNLTSYVYSSWRLLTFLATFVLLAMTALQTFCTVYDCPSNFKST is encoded by the coding sequence ATGGCCACTCTATCGATCTTGAATTCTGAATCTGATGAAGACTCTTGGGTGATTCAAATCAACCAGTTGGTGAGTGAAACCAACCTCTCAATCTTGAAAAGAATGCCTGTTTGCATATACCAAGTTCCCAAGTCTTTGAGTTGTGCCAAGCCAGAAGCCTTTGCCCCACAACTTATAGCCATTGGTCCTTATAACCACTTTTCTCCCCAGCTCTATCCCATGGAAAGGTTCAAGATTTTTGCTGCCAAAAGGGTCCTTGACCACTTCAATAAACTTGACCTCAAACAACTAGTTCAGAAACTCCACAACACAGCACCATTCATCCGTGCTTGTTACCACAGATACTTGGACCTCAAGGAAGATACACTGCTCTACACCATGGCTCTTGACGGCTTATTCTTATTGGATTTCTTCCACAGTTATCTGAATGAGGAGGGTTCTTTCATGACAGGACCAGAAGACCAAGTTCAGATAAGTGGTGTGAAGCTAACCAAGGATGCCATCATAAGGGACATGATCATGGTGGAGAGCCAAATTCCAACCTACATCTTGATGAGGATCTTGGTGCTTGAAAGCTCCGAACCTGATGATTCAGTTCGAGAGTACTTGGGTTCAATGCTCTTGTCCTTCTGTGGGAAACACTCTCCACTCATGCTAACTCACACCCCCACATGTTCTGATGCTGTCTCTAAGCATTACCATGTCTTGGATCTCATGTACCATTTGGTGGTCTCTGAACAAGAAAAAGTAGAGACTCTAGCACTTGAGAGTGAAGGCTTGTGCAAGACCTACAGTAATTGCTCTAACACTGCTACAACCAGCTCAAAGTATGAAGGCATAGTCTTGTTCTTAAATAAAGTTAAAGGTCCATTAACATGGATACTTGGCACTCTCAAAAGGCTGAAGGGCATGAACATTCCTCTTCCCCAACAGATTAAACGACCCCTAGATGCAATACTCAACGTGTCAAACTTCCAAAAGTTTTCATCAGAGACGCCACCTGTTCAAACAGAAGCTCCTGTGGTTGTCACCATGCCTTCTGTGCATGAGCTCCATTCAGTAGGGGTACGTTTTCAACCCTCGAAAGGTGGCATCATGGGAATTGAATTTGACGAGAAAAAGGGTCTGTTTTACCTTCCTGTGCTGAAATTGGATGTGAACTCCGAAGTGATAATGAGAAACCTTGTAGCTCACGAGGCCTTAACCAAACCAGATTTTCTTATCTTCACAAGGTACACAGAACTGATGCGGGGAATCATAGACACTGTGGAGGATGTGAAGGTTCTAAGAACTGAAGGGATCATAGAGTCAAGTAGCTCTCTGAGTGTAGAAGAAACTGAGGAACTGTTCAATGGAATGAGCAAATCCATTGGACCTACCAAGACTGAGAAGTTGGATGAGACCATTAAGAAAGTTAACAAGTACTTTTGTGATAAGAAGAAGGCCAATCCCTACACAAACTTAACCAGCTATGTCTACTCTTCATGGAGATTGTTGACATTTCTTGCTACTTTTGTTCTCTTAGCCATGACTGCTCTTCAAACGTTTTGCACTGTTTATGATTGTCCAAGTAATTTTAAGTCCACATAA